A segment of the Zingiber officinale cultivar Zhangliang chromosome 8B, Zo_v1.1, whole genome shotgun sequence genome:
TTATCCTACAATGCTCTATGGAAGTTTGGTGGTAGATTTAAAGTGTATGGAGCCCAACAACGCAAGGAACAGCCGAAGAAAACTGTCAAGTAATAGCActaagaaggaagcaagaaagaaGAAGGTTAATCAATTTATATGAAAAATGCATGAAGATGAATGATAGGATGCCTGAGCCACACAAACCATGCCGATGCCATCGTCTCGCTTTCTTGGTGAGAGAGATGGATGGGGGCGGGACACTCGTGACGTGTCTCGGGACACTTGTGTCGTGTCTGTTGTCGTGTTGCTAGTCCACAGCACGTGCGACCTGCGACTGCTCCACATGGACGTAGTGGTCAAATCGAATTAGCCGACATGCATTCTAATTCCGGAGGACAATTTTGTTTTTATCTAAttgaatgatatatatatatatcttaattttttatgaagtataatatttattaataacttcttattttaaaaataaaataaaatgagtcAATTAAGAAGGCTAATGAGTTGAACTTATCAACCTAATTAATGAATTAGGTAAAAAGTAGGTTGAGCATAGTAAATAGATTGAATTAGTTAGACTAGTTAGGCTTGTGATAGGATCAATATGGGGTTAGGATTGAATTGGTAGGATCGAATCTAATTTTTAGGATCTAGGGCttttggattaaaaaaaaaagaccaCAAGATAATTCAGTCAAGGTCAATTGTCAAAGAAAACCATTATTAATTTATTCGAATTcatatatgaatatgaatatcaaaaataatcttttaaaatatttttattcaattaaaaataaaaaatatatatccaaaatatataattttggagaaagaatgaaaaaaaaaaattttttgatgatagttaaatatcaactaaataaatattttaaataatccCAAAATTTTAACTATGTAAAAGATGGAAATAACTTTAAATATCAAGTATGaacttttaaaaagattttaaacgaTATTTTTTATATTCAAGACTGGTTGTTAAGAGTTATGACCTCTTAATGTGTTAAGTTTCGATTCTACTAATCTTAATTGATCCTATTGagactttattaaaaaaaaataattccaaACGCACCTAGATCATTTTGGTGTTTTCGGATTGTATGATCTTACAATCTGAATATCGTGATTTTATGAATCATGTCTCAATAGACTAGCCAACATGGTTAGGTTGGGAGTAAATCGATCAAAACGATCATGAGTAGACAAATTACCTGAACCAAGCTAGTTAGTTGAGCTAACATATCAATTGAACATACCGTGTCAACAATATTCATCCAGCTATCCTATCACTTGAACCATAAACCAATCACCAATTTGATTGGAACGCTTGGATTGTCTAAGAGGAACACATCGATTAAATTATCATCCACTCATTGGTTCAAAGATTGTATTTGATTCCAAGTCAACCATTGTGAGCGTTTCTAAGTTTGGTGGAAAATTTTTGTGAGATTGAATTGGTCATTTTCAGAATTAATCGGTATAAATTGGATATCTatcttaattataaataaataaataaatagaatattctatttgattaaataattagTGGCATAATGATTGAATAATATTTTTGGCCAAATCAATATGAAAACCTTGATATTTTTGCTTTATGTGCCACCCAATTAATTAACTAGTTGATGGACTGCGTGGCATATGTGATATGTGTTGTGGCCAAAGCCATAGCTTTTTGCCTTTCCTTCGCGGTGATCGCATTGACTCACCTCCAGTACTTTTCCTCGTCATAATGCAAACTTTTGTATTGAAAAGTTGAGTGTCGATAGAGATGGGCACACACACGCCACACCATATGTTAGTTAGATGGGGATCGTCTTTTCCTATCCAATTTAATGCTTAAAAATTACATCTTTATCACTTTAACTTATCTTAAGAGTTTGTTTCTCATCTTTAATTGGAAAATGTCCCTAAGCAATATTAGAGACAAGAGTAATATTGTCATACACATTTAAATCTTTTACCTTTACTAGGGAGGATAATGGATCGGATTCGAATATGATTTTATATCCTTTATCTCCATACTTATCGGATATCAAATATACATTCTCACACTCATACCTATTACAGGATCATATATTTTCtatactaataatttttcttctttccctccaactattattttttaacaaaaacaTGATAGAATTAAcatcacattttatatatatttatatagccTACTCGACAAAAATAGTtagtaattttttataaaatatttttttaatatatatatatataatctggtATTCGGATCCAGGGGCGGATCCAATGGGCCcgtcgccccccccccccctctatcggcGGTGGAACCCCTAGTATTATAGGGTTCCATTGGTGGAGATGGAGGATACCGTTCTTTGTTCCGTGTAAAAATCACCCCTTCAATCTTAAATTGTTAGATCCGCCACTGTTCGGGTCTAATATCAGATATTAGTAGTCCCTCTATGTTCTTCTCCATTTGAGTCAGATATCAAATTCTCCGTCGAATTCGGaaaaaattatcatccctaaaGAGAATGTCCTCTTATTCTAACTCACTACTAGATTAAACAACTATTGTTAGTTTGGTCCTAAGATTTTGAATCAACCATTCATCAAGAGTTTCATGAACCTTGTCGTCCTCAAGGTGTAGCGCAGACGATAGATACATGACTTCTCTAGCGTAATGGTTAGAGGTCGATTCTCATGAACTGATGACATGAGATTTACCCCATCATGTGCCTCTGGCCTGTGTACCTACATATACATCCCTTCATATTCATGAGACCGACACTAGAAGGACCTCTAAAGTAAaggatttactttttttttaatgaaccTTACTACGAGAGTGAGGTTGCTCGAGTTGATTTGCATCGATTAATTTAAATGATTTTGTTAAAGCTATTTATTGAGGGTTGTGTAGTTTCTTGAGATGATTGTTGGCTATAAAATTAAAGCAACCTATAGTCATCTTCGactaaatatattcctcctttcAATGTATCTACACATTTAGACATTTTTGTGGGTAACTTTCCATTGAATATGTCCTTTATCATCCATTAATCATAAGTTAGGTCTCCCATCTCTTTTAATGCATTAATACTCAAATCATAATGCTAATAAAGATCAATGATGTCCTAACTAATTCACTAATTATTATTAGAGCTATGCTAATTGGCTCGTTTAACATCTTTTCCTTCTCTTAGTGGAGGTTGCTCACCCTTATGACTTAATGATTGATGAGTATGAaaggcatttttttttaaaaaaaataaatatataaattgtagGGCACTCATCCCATGATCATTGTCTAATAACTTGCTTAGACaaacatctaaatgaatcaatAGAAAATTGTATTGATGTAGTTTgaaatctatttaatttatatatagcTTATTATGTGTTTTTTATTAAGCACGTTGGGTAAATCTTCTATTTTTTAAGTAAATTTaaattagtaatttttttaaaagtaaatggcgcttaagataatttattaatttagaaattgTAAATGGTATATTTGTGATTGCAtaccaaaaaaaataaatcatattagTCTATATCAAATAGTTATAATAGGCAACACGTATTTATGATTTTTTGATTGTGTTCATCAATTAGAGTGCGTTGATTTAGAATtatatcttttttttctttttataaaaatatatttcggTGATATGTCTATTTCGGTTTGGAGTAGAATGTCAACGCATTATTTTGAATCTAATTCGATTTCATTTTCCATATATTTTATGCCTTCTcactttaaaattatatatatattttttaagaaataatttttattccATATCAATTAGGTTAACTTAATCACGTCGTTGATTACAAGTCAACGTAGTCAACGTTGCCCGCGCGGCGGCCGCGAATTCCGCGGCGTGGCATCGCCGCCGTCGCCGCCGGTCGCCAAAACGGAGACCGTGGAATTGGAATTTGACCGGGTCGGTTCATTTTTTTAAACCGGACCAGATCAACGTGCGCTATTTCGAATTTATTTGTTATTTACCCACGCAAAGCTTGCCAAGCTGGCCGGGGGCTCCACAAGACGTGTGGCCACGACCGCCACGTTCTCCACCGGGCGACGAGTCGGGTATGGCAGTGGGTGGGTTTGGAACCGCGTGAATCCAGCTCACGTCCGCCGACCTTATCCTGCTTCCTTGCACCCACCCGCTCCTATATACTTATCCATTGTCCATCCCTCGCCTTTAACTTTTCCCCTTCCGTTCCTTCCCCGATtggattcttttcttttgccttctTCCTCGTCTCGACGCCGCCACATCTGCGATCCAAAGGGAGCGCCGTttccttcttgatcttctttgatTCATTTCTTAGACGGATTGTACGCTTACCTGATTGGTTTCTGTCCTTGCATTGGTTCCTGGTAAGGATTCTTGTTTATTCGATCGGGCGAGTGCGGAGTTGATTTTGATTGGGGTGTTTTGTTCTTTAGGAAAGATGATGTCGAGATCGTATGCGAACCTTCTGGATCTGGCGTCCGGGAACTTCGCGGCGTTGGGGATGGGCGGGGAGCGGGCGGCGCGGCGGATGCCGCGGGTGATGACGGTGCCGGGGACGCTGGCGGACCTGCAGGAGGAGGAGGATCGGGCCAGCAGCGTGGCGTCGGACGTGCAGTCGTCGCCGGCGCAGGAGCGGATCATCATCGTGGCGAACCAGTTGCCGATACGCGCCCGGCGGCGGCCGGATGGGCGCGGGTGGTCCTTCGGGTGGGATGATGACTCGCTGCTGCTCCAGCTCAAGGACGGGCTGCCGGAGGACATGGAGGTGCTCTATGTCGGCTCGCTGAGGGTCGATGTGGAGGCGCACGAGCAGGAAGACGTCGCGCAGACGCTGCTTGAGCGGTTCAAGTGCGTGCCTGCGTTCCTGCCGCCGGATCTCCATGACCGGTTCTACCAAGGCTTCTGCAAGGCCAACATCTGGCCGCTTTTCCACTACATGCTCCCCTTCTCCGCCGACCACGGCGGCGCCGGTGGCCGCCGGTTTGACCGTGGTCTTTGGCAGGCCTACGTGCTGGCCAATAAGTACTTCTTCCAGAAGATCATCGAGGTGATCAACCCCGAGGATGACTACGTGTGGATCCATGACTATCATCTGATGGCTCTCCCCAACTTCCTCCGCCGCCGGTTCAATCGCCTCCGCATGGGCTTCTTTCTCCACACCCCCTTCCCCTCTTCCGAGATCTACCGCACCTTCCCTGTACGCGAGGAGATACTCAAAGCACTCCTCAACTGCGACCTCATTGGCTTCCACACATTTGACTACGCCCGCCACTTCCTCTCCTGCTGCAGTCGCATGCTCGGCCTCGAGTACCAGTCCAAGCGCGGTTACATCGGCCTTGAATACTTTGGCCGCACTGTAGGCATCAAGATCATGCCCGTTGGCATCCACATGGGTCAGCTCCACTCTGTTCTTCGCCTCCCCGACCTTGAGTGGCGGGTCAACGAGCTCCACCAGCAGTTTCAAGGTAAGACCATCCTCCTTGGCATCGACGACATGGACATCTTCAAGGGGATCAACCTCAAGCTTCTCGCTTTTGAGCACATGCTTAAGGTCCATCCCAAATGGCAGGGTCAGGCTATCCTAATCCAGATAGCCAATCCAGCTAGGGGCCATGGAAGGGACCTCAATGAGATCGAAGGTGAAATTAAGGAGAGCCGTGACAGAATCAATAGTGCCTTCAGCAGTGACGGTTACACCCCAGTCATCTTCATCGACCGCACTGTGTCCGTCGTTGAACGGATTGCTTACTACACTATTGCAGAATGTGTTGTGGTTACAGCCGTCAGGGACGGGATGAACCTCATACCGTATGAGTATATTGTATGCAAGCAGGGGATACCCAAGGGTGATGCTGTCAAGCTTGATAGCCCAAAGAAGAGTATGCTGGTGGTCTCGGAGTTCATTGGTTGTTCGCCTTCACTGAGCGGTGCCATTCGTGTGAATCCGTGGAACATAGAGACTACAGGTGAAGCAATGAATGAAGCCATATCTATCTCTGATGGGGAGAAGCAACTGAGGCATGAGAAGCATTATCGATATGTCAGCACACATGATGTTGCCTATTGGTCAAGAAGTTTCATGCAAGATTTGGAGAGGTCTTGCAAGGACCATTTCAAGAGAAATTG
Coding sequences within it:
- the LOC122014580 gene encoding probable alpha,alpha-trehalose-phosphate synthase [UDP-forming] 7; amino-acid sequence: MMSRSYANLLDLASGNFAALGMGGERAARRMPRVMTVPGTLADLQEEEDRASSVASDVQSSPAQERIIIVANQLPIRARRRPDGRGWSFGWDDDSLLLQLKDGLPEDMEVLYVGSLRVDVEAHEQEDVAQTLLERFKCVPAFLPPDLHDRFYQGFCKANIWPLFHYMLPFSADHGGAGGRRFDRGLWQAYVLANKYFFQKIIEVINPEDDYVWIHDYHLMALPNFLRRRFNRLRMGFFLHTPFPSSEIYRTFPVREEILKALLNCDLIGFHTFDYARHFLSCCSRMLGLEYQSKRGYIGLEYFGRTVGIKIMPVGIHMGQLHSVLRLPDLEWRVNELHQQFQGKTILLGIDDMDIFKGINLKLLAFEHMLKVHPKWQGQAILIQIANPARGHGRDLNEIEGEIKESRDRINSAFSSDGYTPVIFIDRTVSVVERIAYYTIAECVVVTAVRDGMNLIPYEYIVCKQGIPKGDAVKLDSPKKSMLVVSEFIGCSPSLSGAIRVNPWNIETTGEAMNEAISISDGEKQLRHEKHYRYVSTHDVAYWSRSFMQDLERSCKDHFKRNCWGTGLGFGFLVVALDPNFRKLHIDGIVSAYEKAESRAILLDYDGTLVPQTSLNKKPTAEVIRIIKTLCADKKNVVFIVSGRGREGLEEWFMPCENLGLAAEHGYFIRWKRDQEWETCHQSTDFEWMQIVEPVMKLYTESTDGSYIETKKSALVWHHQDADPGFGSTQSKEMLDHLESVLANEPVSVKSGNFIVEVKPQGVSKGLVVEKILSSMMENGRQADFVLCIGDDRSDEDMFEDVASIVSKNLVARRSSIFGCTVGQKPSKARYYLDDITDVIHMLGALADASEDSPSFPDAPDVSDKPTLSLEY